Proteins found in one Solitalea lacus genomic segment:
- a CDS encoding NAD(P)/FAD-dependent oxidoreductase, which translates to MLKTKVMISDTEKITSSSSNSNSNNRMTGTTHFDVIIVGGSYSGLAAAMSLGRALRKVLIIDSGKPCNGQTPLSHNFLTQDGKIPKEITTLAKQQVAIYKTVEFLSEWATSGKKTEKGFEIETSSGDVFTSTKLIFATGIKDAMPDTKGFAECWGISVLHCPYCHGYEERSETTGILGNGEYGFEFAKLISNWTKDLTLFTNGITVLTNEQTASLQKHHIKIVEKEIGQLEHTNGKLEKIIFKDGSEKTLKAIYTRLPFVQHCPIPQQLGCELTDDGYIKIDTFQRTTIKGIYACGDNTTRMRTVANAVAMGTTTGMIVNKELVEEKF; encoded by the coding sequence ATGCTAAAAACAAAAGTGATGATAAGTGATACTGAAAAAATCACATCATCATCAAGTAATTCAAACTCAAATAATCGCATGACAGGTACCACACATTTTGACGTTATAATCGTTGGGGGTAGTTATTCTGGACTTGCAGCCGCAATGTCTTTGGGAAGGGCCTTAAGAAAAGTACTCATCATTGACAGCGGAAAACCATGCAACGGACAAACCCCACTTTCGCATAATTTTCTAACACAGGACGGAAAAATACCAAAGGAAATTACAACACTTGCAAAACAACAAGTAGCAATTTATAAAACTGTGGAGTTTTTAAGTGAGTGGGCAACCAGTGGAAAAAAAACAGAAAAAGGTTTTGAAATCGAAACGTCATCTGGAGACGTATTTACTTCAACCAAATTGATTTTCGCAACAGGCATTAAAGACGCAATGCCAGACACAAAGGGGTTTGCTGAATGTTGGGGTATTTCTGTTCTTCATTGCCCTTATTGTCACGGTTATGAAGAAAGGAGCGAAACAACTGGTATTTTGGGTAATGGAGAATACGGATTTGAGTTTGCAAAACTTATTTCAAATTGGACAAAAGACTTAACGCTGTTTACCAATGGAATAACCGTTTTAACAAATGAACAAACGGCAAGTCTTCAAAAACATCATATTAAAATAGTAGAAAAGGAAATTGGTCAATTGGAACACACCAACGGTAAACTTGAAAAAATAATTTTTAAAGATGGTTCAGAGAAAACCTTAAAAGCAATTTACACACGGCTTCCTTTTGTGCAACATTGCCCAATACCTCAACAATTAGGGTGTGAGCTAACTGACGATGGATATATTAAAATCGATACTTTTCAAAGAACGACCATTAAAGGAATTTATGCCTGTGGTGATAATACTACCCGTATGCGAACAGTTGCAAATGCCGTAGCTATGGGAACAACCACAGGAATGATAGTAAACAAGGAACTTGTTGAAGAAAAATTTTAG
- a CDS encoding alpha/beta fold hydrolase: protein MFWAWAATWTTDEFRAWNIEPFLTLIQCNSLIIQGKEDEFGTLEQVDRITKQTNGQSPKLIIQGVKHTPHKEVPELILEKSTEFINQLTDEFERTKSV, encoded by the coding sequence ATGTTTTGGGCCTGGGCCGCAACTTGGACGACAGACGAATTTAGGGCTTGGAACATTGAACCCTTTTTGACATTAATTCAATGCAATTCGCTTATTATACAAGGAAAAGAGGACGAATTTGGAACGTTAGAACAAGTAGATAGAATAACTAAGCAAACGAACGGACAATCACCAAAATTGATTATTCAAGGTGTTAAACATACGCCTCACAAAGAAGTTCCCGAACTGATTTTAGAGAAATCGACTGAATTTATTAACCAACTTACAGACGAATTCGAACGCACAAAATCCGTATAA
- a CDS encoding alpha/beta fold hydrolase: protein MEQEADILNELLDYWNIDKIILFGHSDGGSIALIAAAKYPKKS, encoded by the coding sequence ATGGAACAGGAAGCCGACATTTTGAACGAACTGTTAGACTATTGGAACATTGACAAAATAATACTTTTCGGACATAGTGATGGTGGTTCAATTGCTTTGATTGCAGCTGCAAAATATCCAAAAAAATCTTAG
- a CDS encoding glycoside hydrolase family protein, with protein sequence MKIKSIFPLFSLLMLIVLKAGYAQDNLDFQPLLKEVDSSNIFYSNNHYTWCSSVIQGEDGKYHMFYSRWSHGKRSLDDDSMNYIFNGFRGWCKYSEIAHAVAEHINGPYKYTATLLKGDGNSTKWDRFTMHNPQIRKFGKYYYLYYISNSFDPTFKVKNDKKIDKDWAHWLKYNCTQAIGVIKAKSIKDLLEGKYEKPEQPLMRPDNINTFEVATNPTVTQGPDKRYYMMYKSRKPNVGNMTFYMAVSNKPDGPYSMLGEVFTSADMACEDPCMWYDKTNKRFYAAVKYYSHSQKLVPQFGALALVTSENGLNWKAAAHPLISLREMKMKDGKKVDLAHLERPFVVTDKKGKPIALFAAASIEEPTKGEMENPAFENNSFNVCFPIK encoded by the coding sequence ATGAAAATTAAATCCATCTTTCCCCTTTTTTCCTTATTAATGCTCATTGTTTTAAAGGCAGGTTACGCTCAAGATAATCTGGATTTTCAGCCTTTATTAAAAGAAGTTGATTCTTCAAATATTTTCTATTCAAATAACCACTATACCTGGTGCAGTAGTGTTATACAGGGGGAAGATGGGAAATATCATATGTTTTATTCCCGTTGGTCCCATGGTAAAAGATCACTTGATGACGACTCCATGAACTATATTTTCAATGGCTTTAGAGGCTGGTGTAAATATTCAGAAATAGCACATGCAGTTGCGGAGCACATAAATGGACCGTATAAATACACCGCAACCCTACTAAAAGGTGACGGAAATTCGACAAAGTGGGATCGTTTTACGATGCATAATCCTCAAATCAGAAAATTCGGTAAGTATTATTACTTATACTATATAAGTAATTCATTTGATCCAACTTTTAAGGTGAAAAATGATAAAAAAATCGATAAAGACTGGGCGCATTGGCTTAAATACAATTGTACACAGGCAATAGGAGTAATTAAAGCTAAAAGTATTAAGGATTTGTTGGAAGGTAAGTATGAAAAGCCGGAACAGCCCTTAATGCGACCAGATAACATCAATACGTTTGAAGTTGCAACTAACCCTACCGTTACCCAAGGTCCGGATAAACGGTATTACATGATGTATAAGTCGAGGAAACCCAATGTGGGGAATATGACGTTTTACATGGCGGTAAGTAATAAGCCGGACGGTCCTTATTCCATGTTAGGTGAGGTATTTACATCAGCAGATATGGCCTGTGAAGATCCGTGTATGTGGTACGATAAAACCAATAAAAGATTTTACGCTGCAGTTAAATATTATTCTCATAGCCAAAAACTGGTACCTCAATTTGGTGCGCTCGCCCTGGTTACTTCAGAGAACGGATTGAATTGGAAAGCTGCTGCTCATCCATTGATCTCCTTAAGAGAGATGAAAATGAAAGATGGAAAAAAGGTTGATTTGGCACACTTGGAGCGTCCATTTGTGGTAACTGATAAAAAAGGTAAGCCGATAGCACTATTTGCCGCCGCTTCAATTGAAGAACCTACTAAGGGAGAAATGGAAAATCCGGCATTTGAGAATAATAGCTTTAATGTTTGTTTTCCTATTAAGTAG
- a CDS encoding SDR family NAD(P)-dependent oxidoreductase, whose product MLQEYFYNEVKLNTGRMKQLCNKVIFLTGGSEGIGYECAKAYVKEGAKVIIAANNEAKLNRAIDQLGSDQLGVYCDVSNANDVENAINKGLEKYGRIDAIHNNAGIAHPSKTLEQTTDEEWNLLMNVNLKSIFHTVKYGFEALKESEGCILNTSSMVGEIGQELHAAYTATKGGVNALTKSLALDYAKYNIRVNAVSPAGVWTPMLHQWKEEQPDSANIVRYLNAIHPLGYCPSGDVIADACVFLLSDKARFITGCIMPVSGGAELGYRSILSVSESNTVIK is encoded by the coding sequence ATGCTTCAAGAATACTTTTACAACGAAGTAAAGCTAAACACAGGTAGAATGAAACAATTATGCAATAAGGTTATTTTTTTAACCGGTGGTTCAGAAGGTATAGGTTATGAATGTGCTAAAGCCTACGTTAAGGAAGGCGCCAAAGTAATAATTGCCGCGAACAATGAAGCCAAACTAAATAGAGCTATTGATCAACTTGGTTCTGATCAGCTTGGAGTTTATTGTGATGTTAGCAATGCTAATGATGTAGAGAATGCTATCAATAAAGGATTAGAGAAGTACGGTCGGATTGATGCTATTCATAACAATGCCGGAATTGCCCATCCATCTAAAACGCTTGAGCAGACCACAGATGAGGAATGGAATCTCCTTATGAATGTAAATCTGAAAAGTATTTTTCATACAGTAAAATATGGTTTTGAGGCATTGAAAGAGTCTGAAGGTTGCATTCTTAACACCAGCAGTATGGTTGGTGAAATAGGGCAGGAATTACACGCTGCCTATACGGCAACCAAGGGAGGTGTTAATGCATTAACTAAATCTCTGGCACTTGACTATGCAAAATATAATATCAGGGTAAATGCTGTAAGTCCGGCTGGTGTTTGGACGCCTATGCTGCACCAATGGAAAGAAGAACAACCCGACAGCGCCAATATAGTCAGGTATCTGAATGCCATCCATCCTTTGGGATATTGCCCGAGTGGAGACGTAATAGCTGATGCTTGTGTGTTTCTGCTTTCAGATAAAGCCCGTTTTATTACCGGTTGTATAATGCCTGTTAGCGGAGGTGCCGAATTGGGATACAGAAGCATTCTTTCTGTTTCGGAATCCAATACAGTTATCAAATAA
- a CDS encoding alpha-L-fucosidase: MLKKILLLSTFFCFSFVVIHAQPKSVAKTSKEVLDGFMDLRFGLFIHWGPVTLRGTEIGWSRNHQVKQNDYDSLYKEFNPVLFDAESWVKTAKSAGMKYLTITAKHHDGFCLWPTAFTDYNITNTPYKKDIVGLLAKACKKYDVKLCIYYTVLDWYSKDYPLHNDGAKQPDTNANMQRFTQYMKNQLKELITNYHPYMLWFDGNWEAPWTQEMGEDVYAFIKQQDPLVIVNNRLGKGDHKVLSSSTVGDYATPEQQIGEMNMQDPWESCITICKQWAWKPNDEMKSLKQCLQTLASTSGGNGNLLFNVGPMPDGRIEERQIKRLQEIGAWLHKNGEAIYGTKGGPFVTDSVKAFTRKGNKIYVHLFENKQQLQFKNLPGYKIKSASFLNGHSVNFQQDDEKIIVTWVGQMPDNNCSVIVLEMNQNVENIPVVNNSPNN, encoded by the coding sequence ATGCTTAAGAAAATACTTCTACTTTCAACCTTCTTTTGTTTTTCGTTTGTTGTTATACATGCTCAGCCTAAGAGTGTAGCCAAAACTAGTAAAGAGGTCCTTGATGGGTTCATGGACTTGCGTTTTGGGCTGTTTATACACTGGGGTCCTGTTACCTTGCGTGGTACTGAAATTGGCTGGTCAAGAAATCATCAGGTAAAGCAAAATGACTATGATAGCTTGTATAAGGAATTTAACCCCGTTTTGTTTGATGCCGAAAGCTGGGTGAAAACAGCTAAATCCGCCGGAATGAAATACCTTACCATCACCGCCAAGCATCATGATGGATTTTGTTTATGGCCTACGGCATTTACCGACTATAACATCACCAATACACCTTACAAAAAAGATATTGTAGGGCTTTTGGCAAAAGCCTGCAAAAAATACGATGTAAAATTATGTATTTATTATACCGTATTGGATTGGTACTCTAAAGATTATCCATTACATAATGATGGAGCTAAGCAGCCGGATACCAATGCCAATATGCAACGCTTTACCCAGTACATGAAAAACCAGTTGAAAGAATTAATAACCAACTATCACCCATATATGCTTTGGTTTGATGGTAACTGGGAAGCTCCATGGACACAGGAAATGGGGGAGGATGTGTATGCTTTCATAAAACAGCAGGATCCCTTGGTAATTGTAAACAACAGATTAGGGAAAGGTGATCATAAAGTGCTTAGTTCTTCAACAGTTGGTGATTATGCTACTCCTGAGCAGCAAATAGGTGAAATGAATATGCAAGATCCTTGGGAATCGTGTATTACTATTTGTAAACAGTGGGCATGGAAACCTAATGATGAAATGAAATCTTTGAAACAATGCCTGCAAACACTTGCCAGCACTTCTGGGGGAAATGGGAATTTACTGTTTAATGTTGGTCCAATGCCTGATGGGAGAATAGAGGAAAGGCAGATTAAACGCTTGCAAGAAATCGGTGCCTGGTTGCATAAAAATGGAGAAGCAATATATGGTACAAAAGGAGGTCCTTTTGTTACTGATAGTGTTAAAGCGTTTACACGCAAAGGCAATAAAATATATGTGCATTTGTTTGAAAATAAACAGCAATTGCAGTTTAAAAATCTACCTGGCTACAAAATTAAAAGTGCATCTTTCTTGAATGGTCATTCTGTTAATTTTCAACAAGATGATGAAAAAATTATTGTGACTTGGGTTGGACAAATGCCTGATAACAATTGTTCAGTGATTGTATTAGAGATGAATCAAAATGTAGAGAACATTCCTGTTGTTAATAATTCACCAAATAACTAA
- a CDS encoding enolase C-terminal domain-like protein, translating into MIQAFTIKDKRFQLNGGAGSDAIHRDPVYSYAVTELADHTGITGTGFAFTLGEGNDLVCKAAAFYAEQLKGKDIEELMATFGQVFNQFSNEQQFRWLGPHKGIVHLALASVTNACYDLWAKIRGVPLWKLLIDLSPEQIINTLDLSYLEDVLTREQALLIMKGGLVGKQERSVILENGYPGYDTSVGWFNYDDEQVRANCKKAIAAGFTAMKLKVGSSDPQRDIRRAHIVREVAGNNCKVMLDANQQWTLPQAMTICRELLSMQPYWIEEPTHPDDVLAHKTLADAIAPTKLALGEHVPNRIIFKNYLQTGCSGFMQADAVRLGGVSEFITVSLLCKKFGVPVVPHVGDMGQLHQHLVLFNHIAMGHEALFLEHIPHLQQHFIHPAKIVNGTYQTPQEPGSSCDLK; encoded by the coding sequence ATGATACAAGCCTTTACTATAAAAGATAAAAGATTTCAATTGAATGGGGGAGCCGGTAGCGATGCTATTCATCGGGATCCTGTTTATTCCTATGCGGTAACTGAACTGGCGGATCATACAGGTATTACAGGTACTGGGTTTGCATTTACGCTAGGAGAAGGAAATGATTTAGTATGTAAAGCAGCAGCTTTTTATGCCGAACAGTTAAAAGGTAAAGATATTGAAGAGCTAATGGCTACCTTCGGTCAGGTATTTAATCAGTTTTCAAATGAGCAGCAGTTCAGGTGGTTGGGTCCGCATAAGGGAATTGTGCATTTGGCTCTTGCATCGGTCACAAATGCCTGCTATGATTTGTGGGCTAAAATAAGAGGTGTGCCGCTTTGGAAGTTATTAATCGATCTTTCTCCTGAACAAATTATTAATACTCTTGATTTGTCCTATCTGGAAGATGTGTTAACAAGAGAACAGGCGCTGCTAATTATGAAAGGTGGTTTGGTTGGTAAGCAGGAACGTTCTGTTATATTGGAAAATGGGTATCCTGGTTACGATACATCAGTGGGATGGTTTAATTATGATGATGAACAGGTAAGAGCTAATTGCAAAAAAGCAATTGCTGCCGGTTTTACAGCCATGAAATTAAAAGTAGGATCAAGCGATCCGCAAAGAGATATTAGAAGGGCACATATTGTGCGTGAAGTAGCTGGTAATAATTGTAAAGTAATGCTGGATGCAAATCAGCAATGGACTTTACCGCAGGCAATGACTATTTGCAGAGAGCTGCTGTCAATGCAACCCTACTGGATTGAAGAACCAACCCATCCGGACGATGTGCTGGCTCACAAAACATTGGCTGATGCAATTGCTCCCACTAAACTGGCTTTGGGTGAACACGTGCCCAACCGTATCATATTCAAAAATTACTTGCAAACAGGTTGTTCAGGTTTTATGCAGGCTGATGCAGTTCGCTTAGGTGGAGTAAGTGAGTTTATTACAGTAAGCCTTTTGTGTAAAAAGTTTGGTGTTCCAGTTGTCCCCCATGTGGGCGATATGGGTCAATTACATCAGCACTTAGTATTATTCAACCATATTGCGATGGGCCATGAAGCTTTATTTTTAGAGCATATTCCGCATTTGCAACAACACTTTATTCATCCGGCAAAAATTGTAAACGGTACATATCAGACCCCACAAGAACCTGGAAGTAGTTGTGACTTAAAATAG
- a CDS encoding sodium:solute symporter, giving the protein MIGNIDIIISVLYIVGIVTIGLWAGFKKEPHLSANGASNEYFLAGKTLKWPMIGLALFATNISCLHLVSLAQSGFDSGLLNGNFEWMAAFTLIVLALFFVPFYLRSNVATLPDFLEKRYNRACRDWLAIVSVISAVIIHIAFSFLAGGIVLKTLFGVNMYLSVMIIAMLTGVYTIIGGLRAVVVTESIQTVVLLAGAVIITVLCYNKVGGWVELTETLRHSGNADKLSMLRPADDASGMPWYAIFLGYPVLGIWYWCADQTIVQRVLGAKDENHARVGALFCGFIKVLPVFIFVLPGLMAFVLAQKGVFNISSVQMIDATGKVVTDSKGIYTLMITQLVPTGLVGVLVAALLSGLMSQISGALNSIATLVSYDLYKRFKQEATDKQLVKTGRVSAAIALLVSFALLPLLNRYESLFNGINDVIAHIAPPITTVFLLGVFWKKASAKSAQYTLWIGSAIGAAVFFINKIEPNTALAKVPFMMMAFYLFCICTLLQIGLSYVYPVQHTAESSKLYWKSPLEPLKGMGWKGIGNYKLQSCLLLAVMVVLYWVFR; this is encoded by the coding sequence ATGATTGGAAATATCGATATTATTATAAGTGTATTGTACATTGTTGGTATTGTTACCATCGGATTGTGGGCTGGATTTAAAAAAGAACCGCACCTGTCTGCCAATGGGGCCTCCAATGAGTATTTCCTTGCAGGAAAAACACTTAAATGGCCAATGATTGGTTTGGCCTTATTTGCCACCAATATTTCTTGTCTTCACTTGGTAAGTCTTGCTCAATCAGGTTTTGATTCGGGCTTGCTCAATGGAAACTTTGAATGGATGGCTGCTTTTACGCTTATCGTACTGGCACTGTTCTTTGTGCCCTTTTACCTTCGCTCAAACGTAGCAACCCTGCCTGATTTCTTAGAAAAACGGTACAACCGTGCTTGTCGTGACTGGTTGGCTATCGTGTCAGTTATTTCAGCCGTTATCATTCATATTGCTTTTTCCTTCTTAGCGGGCGGTATTGTGCTTAAAACCTTATTTGGGGTAAACATGTACCTAAGCGTTATGATTATTGCTATGCTTACCGGAGTTTACACTATTATTGGTGGTTTGCGGGCAGTGGTGGTAACTGAATCAATTCAAACTGTTGTATTGCTTGCAGGAGCTGTTATTATAACTGTTTTATGCTACAATAAAGTGGGTGGTTGGGTTGAATTAACAGAGACCTTAAGGCATTCAGGAAATGCCGATAAGTTATCCATGCTTCGCCCTGCAGACGATGCCAGCGGTATGCCATGGTATGCCATATTTTTAGGTTATCCTGTTTTGGGTATTTGGTATTGGTGTGCCGATCAAACTATTGTCCAGCGAGTTTTAGGAGCCAAGGATGAAAATCATGCCAGAGTTGGTGCATTATTCTGTGGATTTATAAAGGTGCTTCCGGTTTTTATTTTTGTTTTACCAGGATTAATGGCTTTTGTATTGGCTCAAAAAGGAGTTTTTAATATCAGTAGTGTTCAAATGATTGATGCTACTGGTAAAGTTGTTACTGACTCCAAGGGGATCTACACCTTAATGATTACCCAATTAGTGCCTACCGGTTTAGTTGGTGTTTTGGTAGCAGCTTTGCTATCCGGACTAATGAGCCAAATATCGGGCGCTCTTAATTCTATCGCTACTTTAGTTAGCTATGATTTGTATAAGCGTTTCAAGCAGGAAGCTACCGATAAGCAATTGGTGAAAACAGGACGGGTTTCAGCTGCAATAGCATTGCTAGTTTCCTTTGCCTTACTTCCTTTGCTAAATCGCTATGAGAGTTTGTTTAACGGTATTAATGATGTAATTGCCCACATTGCCCCGCCAATTACTACCGTATTCTTATTGGGTGTTTTTTGGAAAAAGGCTTCGGCCAAATCTGCTCAATATACATTATGGATTGGGTCTGCAATAGGAGCTGCAGTGTTTTTCATTAATAAAATAGAACCTAATACGGCATTAGCTAAGGTTCCATTTATGATGATGGCCTTTTACCTGTTTTGTATTTGTACCCTTTTACAAATAGGCTTATCTTACGTTTATCCGGTTCAGCATACTGCAGAAAGCAGTAAGCTTTATTGGAAATCACCTCTGGAACCACTAAAAGGAATGGGTTGGAAGGGTATTGGAAACTATAAACTTCAGTCGTGTTTGCTTTTGGCTGTTATGGTTGTATTATACTGGGTGTTTCGTTAA
- a CDS encoding L-rhamnose mutarotase: MRRLVYFVSIVLVFVVWKFNSAWMPIPKTVRYGMVTGVKPEKLAQYKELHAHPWPKVIEKIKECNIENYSIYLQKIENKYYLFSYFEYTGDDFDADMKKMAADTTTQRWWRETDPCQQPLPEAMANKQIWHRVEEVFHSN, translated from the coding sequence ATGCGTCGCTTAGTTTATTTTGTTTCAATTGTTTTGGTATTCGTTGTCTGGAAATTTAATTCAGCATGGATGCCAATCCCTAAAACTGTCAGATACGGGATGGTAACAGGGGTTAAGCCCGAAAAGTTGGCTCAGTATAAAGAGTTGCACGCGCATCCATGGCCAAAGGTTATTGAGAAAATTAAAGAATGCAATATTGAAAACTATTCGATCTATCTACAAAAAATAGAAAACAAATATTACCTGTTCTCTTATTTTGAATATACGGGTGATGATTTTGATGCAGATATGAAGAAAATGGCAGCCGATACCACTACACAACGTTGGTGGCGAGAAACGGATCCTTGTCAGCAGCCATTGCCTGAAGCTATGGCTAACAAACAGATATGGCATAGGGTGGAAGAAGTATTTCACTCAAATTAG
- a CDS encoding sulfatase-like hydrolase/transferase — MKKIIKWVGPLFTILGVIFLTSFTNLRKPKSETPNVILILMDDLGYGDLECYGGFPYHTPNLNKLAAGGMRFTNFYVAQATCSASRSAFLTGCYPNRIGISGALSPNSETALNPEEETIAKLLRDKGYKTGMFGKWHLGQKAPYLPVHYGFDEFTGLPYSHDYWPVNYDGKPLDASTDRGKWPVLRLLEGDNPVKEIRTLDDAAELTTFYTNKAVDFIKRNKKNPFFLYLAHPMPHVPLAVSVKFKGKSNAGLFGDVMEEIDWSVGEIMKTLEANGLTKNTMVIFTSDNGPWLTYGNHAGNTGGFREGKGTAWEGGVRVPFIVHWPNQIASGTICNNMAASMDILPTLMRVCGATLPRKKIDGVDVFSLFKQVSNANPRDEFAYYYDRCSLKGIRKGQWVLTFPCVSQTYKKATAIGNDGWPGKYASDSVKLALYDLRTDPGETMDVKEKYPEIVKQLSEIAEKYRKEIGDDLTKQKGLEVRPAAKVNLNR; from the coding sequence ATGAAAAAGATCATTAAATGGGTGGGGCCTTTGTTCACCATATTGGGGGTTATATTTTTAACTTCTTTTACAAATCTGAGAAAGCCGAAATCAGAAACTCCTAATGTGATTCTGATTTTAATGGATGATTTAGGTTATGGTGACCTGGAGTGTTATGGAGGTTTTCCATATCACACTCCGAATCTAAATAAACTGGCCGCAGGCGGAATGCGCTTTACTAATTTTTATGTAGCGCAAGCAACTTGCAGTGCCTCTCGTTCTGCTTTTTTAACCGGCTGTTATCCTAACCGCATTGGTATTAGCGGAGCGTTGAGCCCCAACTCTGAAACAGCCTTAAATCCGGAAGAGGAGACCATTGCAAAACTGTTAAGAGACAAGGGCTACAAAACCGGCATGTTCGGGAAATGGCATTTAGGTCAAAAGGCCCCATATCTACCAGTGCATTATGGGTTTGACGAGTTTACAGGCTTGCCGTATTCGCATGATTACTGGCCGGTTAATTATGATGGTAAACCCTTAGATGCTTCAACCGATAGGGGAAAATGGCCTGTCCTTCGTTTGTTGGAAGGTGATAATCCTGTGAAGGAAATTCGAACATTAGATGATGCTGCCGAATTGACTACCTTTTACACAAATAAGGCTGTAGATTTTATAAAACGAAATAAGAAAAATCCATTTTTTCTTTATCTGGCTCATCCAATGCCGCATGTGCCCTTGGCTGTTTCTGTTAAATTTAAAGGAAAAAGCAATGCAGGCTTGTTTGGAGATGTGATGGAAGAAATTGATTGGTCGGTAGGGGAGATCATGAAGACATTGGAAGCTAATGGACTAACCAAAAATACAATGGTAATTTTTACCAGTGATAATGGTCCTTGGCTGACTTACGGTAACCACGCAGGTAATACTGGTGGTTTTCGTGAAGGAAAAGGCACAGCCTGGGAAGGAGGAGTGAGGGTGCCGTTTATTGTCCACTGGCCCAATCAGATTGCTTCAGGAACCATTTGTAATAATATGGCGGCTAGCATGGATATTTTACCAACGTTGATGCGTGTTTGTGGTGCAACTCTGCCTAGGAAAAAAATCGACGGAGTTGATGTTTTTTCCTTATTTAAACAAGTTTCCAATGCAAATCCACGTGACGAATTTGCTTACTACTATGACCGTTGCAGTTTAAAGGGAATTCGTAAGGGGCAATGGGTATTGACCTTTCCATGTGTGTCTCAAACCTATAAAAAAGCAACTGCCATTGGAAATGATGGCTGGCCGGGAAAGTATGCTTCTGATTCAGTAAAACTTGCATTGTATGATTTACGCACCGATCCGGGAGAAACTATGGATGTTAAAGAAAAATACCCGGAGATAGTAAAGCAGCTTTCAGAAATTGCTGAAAAGTATAGAAAAGAGATTGGGGATGATCTTACCAAACAGAAGGGATTAGAGGTAAGACCTGCTGCCAAAGTAAATTTAAATAGATAA